One window from the genome of Pseudoalteromonas sp. '520P1 No. 423' encodes:
- the fabZ gene encoding 3-hydroxyacyl-ACP dehydratase FabZ: MANELNGFNIQEIMALLPHRYPMLLVDKVVDYEAGKYLHAIKNVTANEPIFTGHFPDQPIFPGVMILEAMAQATGLLGFKTTEGRADNELYLFAAIDNARFKQPVYPGDTMHLHVDFIKERRNLWKFYGEAKVDGKVVCTAELMCARREL, translated from the coding sequence TTGGCTAATGAATTAAATGGCTTTAATATTCAAGAAATAATGGCTTTATTACCACATCGTTACCCAATGTTATTGGTTGATAAAGTGGTGGATTATGAAGCTGGTAAATATTTACATGCAATCAAAAATGTAACAGCTAATGAGCCTATTTTTACTGGTCACTTCCCAGATCAGCCTATTTTCCCAGGCGTGATGATTTTAGAAGCGATGGCTCAAGCAACTGGTTTATTAGGTTTTAAAACGACTGAAGGTCGTGCTGATAATGAACTATACTTATTTGCTGCAATTGATAATGCAAGATTTAAGCAACCAGTTTACCCTGGTGATACGATGCATTTGCATGTAGATTTTATAAAAGAACGTCGTAATTTATGGAAGTTTTATGGTGAAGCAAAAGTAGACGGCAAGGTTGTTTGTACTGCTGAATTAATGTGTGCTAGAAGAGAGTTATAA
- the lpxA gene encoding acyl-ACP--UDP-N-acetylglucosamine O-acyltransferase yields MIHSSAIIEPGAQIGKNVKVGPWSYIGNDVVIGDDCIIESHVVIKGPSVIGSGNHIFQFASVGEACQDKKYDNEPTKLIIGDNNIIRECATIHRGTIQDEGITKIGSDNLFMAYTHVAHDCVIGDNCIFANNASAAGHVHIGDWVILAGNSGIHQFCHVGSHAFVGMYSGINKDVPPFVTTIGTPAKTVSINSEGMKRRGFESDEIMATRRAYKTVYRKGLMVDEAIEQMADDIAKYPAVKMFADFIKNSGRGITR; encoded by the coding sequence GTGATCCATTCCTCTGCGATTATTGAGCCTGGTGCTCAAATTGGTAAAAATGTAAAAGTAGGTCCTTGGAGCTACATAGGTAATGATGTTGTGATTGGTGATGATTGTATTATTGAGTCACATGTTGTTATTAAGGGCCCATCTGTAATTGGTTCTGGCAATCATATATTTCAATTTGCGTCAGTAGGTGAAGCCTGCCAAGACAAAAAATATGATAATGAACCAACAAAGCTAATTATTGGCGATAATAATATTATTCGTGAATGTGCAACGATTCATCGTGGTACAATACAAGATGAAGGTATAACAAAAATAGGTAGTGATAACTTATTTATGGCTTATACCCATGTAGCTCATGATTGTGTTATTGGTGACAATTGTATATTTGCTAATAATGCAAGTGCAGCGGGTCATGTGCATATTGGTGACTGGGTGATCCTAGCGGGTAATTCAGGGATACATCAGTTTTGTCATGTTGGTTCACATGCTTTTGTTGGCATGTATTCAGGCATTAATAAAGATGTACCACCATTTGTTACAACGATTGGCACACCAGCTAAAACTGTTTCAATTAATTCTGAAGGCATGAAACGCAGAGGTTTTGAGTCAGATGAAATCATGGCAACTCGACGTGCTTATAAAACAGTTTATAGAAAAGGCTTAATGGTTGATGAAGCAATTGAGCAAATGGCTGATGATATTGCAAAATACCCTGCTGTGAAAATGTTTGCTGACTTTATTAAAAATTCAGGCCGAGGCATTACACGATAG
- the lpxD gene encoding UDP-3-O-(3-hydroxymyristoyl)glucosamine N-acyltransferase has product MQDFTLAYLAEYLGAELVCAHNEKDTKAVSELVITRIATLESAQSGQISFLANKKYRKQLDMTQASAVILTDADTKYFEGTKLVLANPYLAYAKLAQLMDTTPESANGVHASAVIHPDAVVSSTASVAANAVIEAGAIIGDDCQIGPGCFIGERAKIGANCKIWANATIYHEVELGDNCIIHSNTVLGSDGFGFANEQGKWVKIPQLGSVIIGSDVEIGSSTTVDRGALGNTEIHSNVIIDNQCQIAHNVVIGQGTAMAACSVIAGSTKVGQYCQIAGLCGINGHIVICDSVILTGMAMVTSSITEPGVYSSGIPHGKNRDWRKQMTHLRHIGDMNKKIKELEKITATLVKVE; this is encoded by the coding sequence ATGCAAGATTTCACACTAGCCTACTTGGCTGAATATTTAGGCGCAGAACTCGTTTGTGCTCATAATGAAAAAGACACTAAAGCTGTGAGTGAGTTAGTAATAACACGCATCGCAACTTTAGAGTCTGCTCAAAGTGGACAGATTAGTTTTTTAGCGAATAAAAAATACCGAAAACAACTTGATATGACTCAAGCAAGTGCAGTTATTTTAACTGATGCTGACACTAAGTACTTTGAAGGTACTAAGCTTGTGTTAGCAAATCCCTATTTAGCATATGCGAAACTTGCACAGCTAATGGATACCACGCCAGAGTCTGCTAATGGTGTGCATGCTTCTGCGGTGATACACCCTGATGCAGTTGTAAGCTCAACTGCTTCAGTTGCCGCTAATGCAGTAATCGAAGCGGGTGCTATAATCGGCGATGACTGTCAAATTGGTCCTGGTTGTTTTATTGGTGAAAGAGCTAAAATTGGCGCTAATTGTAAAATTTGGGCTAATGCAACTATTTATCATGAAGTAGAGCTAGGTGATAACTGTATTATTCATTCAAATACGGTTTTAGGTTCTGATGGCTTTGGTTTTGCGAATGAGCAAGGCAAATGGGTTAAAATCCCTCAGCTAGGTTCTGTCATTATAGGTTCCGATGTAGAAATTGGTTCAAGCACAACGGTTGATCGTGGTGCGTTAGGTAATACTGAAATACATTCTAATGTGATTATCGATAACCAATGTCAAATTGCACATAATGTTGTGATTGGACAAGGTACCGCTATGGCGGCATGTTCGGTTATTGCAGGTAGTACTAAGGTCGGCCAGTATTGTCAAATTGCAGGTTTATGTGGCATAAATGGTCATATTGTAATTTGTGATAGTGTAATATTAACTGGTATGGCTATGGTAACTTCGTCAATCACTGAGCCTGGGGTTTATTCTTCGGGTATACCACATGGTAAAAATAGAGATTGGCGTAAACAAATGACGCATTTACGTCATATTGGTGATATGAATAAAAAAATTAAAGAGTTAGAAAAAATCACAGCTACTTTAGTTAAAGTTGAATAA
- the rseP gene encoding sigma E protease regulator RseP: MFDFIWNLASFILALGILVTVHEYGHFWVARKAGVKVQRFSIGFGKPLITWYDKLGTEYVIAAIPLGGYVKMLDERVEEVPADEKHLSFNSKSVQSRIAIVAAGPLANFAFAIVLLWAMYMLGVQTVKPVIGSIETSSRAQIAGIKADQTLISIGNETVFDWRETTFALMQNMGESKVKVVVQDPVEGQVVKNLNLEGWTLGNDVKSPLHSVGITPFRPQITTELAHIAEDSAAKKYGLQVGDKIYLVDGEKISSWAQLVGIIQASADKSLLMTISRGDEKLNINVVPDNKPTKDGFSQGYLGVVPLASKWPDGYITTRKYGPIDGFVQGVDKTWQMISLSFEMIGNLLTGQISVNNLSGPIGIAQGAGASVSYGLVAFLSFLALISVNLGVFNLLPLPILDGGHLMYYIIELIRKKPVSERTQEFGFRIGALVLLLLTGFALFNDFMRL, from the coding sequence ATGTTTGATTTTATTTGGAACTTAGCTTCATTTATCTTGGCATTAGGTATTTTAGTGACTGTACATGAGTATGGTCATTTTTGGGTTGCTCGAAAAGCAGGCGTTAAAGTACAGAGATTCTCAATCGGTTTTGGCAAACCATTAATCACTTGGTATGACAAACTAGGCACTGAATATGTTATCGCAGCCATTCCTTTAGGTGGTTATGTGAAAATGCTTGATGAACGTGTTGAAGAAGTGCCTGCGGATGAAAAACACCTATCATTTAATAGTAAGTCGGTGCAATCTCGAATTGCTATTGTAGCGGCTGGACCGTTAGCTAATTTTGCATTTGCAATCGTTCTTTTATGGGCCATGTATATGCTAGGTGTGCAAACAGTTAAGCCAGTAATCGGTAGCATAGAAACAAGCAGTCGGGCTCAAATTGCAGGCATTAAAGCAGATCAAACACTTATTTCAATTGGCAATGAAACAGTATTTGACTGGAGAGAAACCACTTTTGCATTGATGCAAAATATGGGGGAATCTAAAGTTAAAGTCGTGGTTCAAGATCCGGTTGAAGGTCAAGTTGTTAAAAACTTAAACCTTGAAGGTTGGACCTTAGGTAATGATGTTAAATCGCCATTACATTCAGTGGGTATTACACCATTTAGACCACAAATCACCACAGAGTTAGCGCATATAGCCGAAGATTCAGCCGCTAAAAAATATGGCTTACAAGTTGGCGATAAAATTTATTTAGTTGATGGCGAAAAAATCTCGAGTTGGGCTCAGTTAGTCGGTATTATTCAAGCTTCAGCAGATAAATCTTTGTTAATGACTATTAGTCGTGGTGATGAAAAATTAAACATAAATGTCGTGCCTGATAATAAGCCAACTAAAGATGGGTTTAGCCAAGGCTATTTAGGTGTGGTACCTTTAGCATCAAAGTGGCCAGATGGTTATATAACAACAAGAAAATATGGCCCAATTGATGGGTTTGTTCAAGGTGTTGATAAAACTTGGCAAATGATATCTTTAAGTTTTGAGATGATTGGAAATCTGTTAACAGGGCAGATTTCAGTTAATAATTTAAGTGGACCAATTGGCATAGCACAAGGCGCTGGTGCCAGTGTAAGCTATGGTTTAGTCGCTTTTTTGAGCTTCTTAGCATTAATTAGTGTTAATTTGGGTGTTTTTAACTTATTGCCCTTGCCAATTCTTGATGGCGGGCATTTAATGTATTACATAATTGAACTTATCAGAAAAAAACCAGTCTCTGAAAGGACACAGGAATTTGGTTTTAGAATTGGTGCATTAGTTTTATTATTGTTGACTGGCTTTGCGCTATTCAATGATTTTATGCGGTTGTAA
- the ispC gene encoding 1-deoxy-D-xylulose-5-phosphate reductoisomerase gives MILNASDVNEAPQQVCILGSTGSIGLSTLDVIRQNTQFTVFALTAGQNDAQMLAQCIEFKPQFAVMHDEHSAVRLKAALSSHNAKTQVLSGTQAMCDLVKADDVDVVMSAIVGAAGLLPTLSAVEAGKKVLLANKESLVMSGQLFIDKVKKHGAALLPIDSEHNAIFQCLPTKMQQDINNGNLLEQGISKILLTGSGGPFLKRDLNTLAQVTVDEAVAHPNWSMGRKISVDSATMMNKGLEFIEAKWLFNAQVDDIEVVIHPQSIIHSMVQYRDGSVLAQMGNPDMRTPIAHALAYPNRIDSGVKPLDFKAMADFTFTAPDFSRYPNLKLAMDACRLGQGATTAINAANEVAVNAFLSNKVGFTDIYKINAEVLNKMQNGQAITLDDILNVDKVARAYACEIINKALN, from the coding sequence ATGATTTTGAATGCATCAGATGTAAACGAGGCCCCTCAACAGGTTTGTATTTTAGGATCTACCGGTTCTATTGGTCTGAGTACATTAGACGTGATCCGTCAAAATACTCAATTCACTGTTTTTGCATTAACCGCAGGTCAAAATGATGCACAAATGTTAGCCCAGTGTATTGAGTTTAAACCTCAATTTGCAGTGATGCATGATGAACACAGTGCTGTGCGCTTAAAAGCAGCCTTGAGTAGCCACAACGCTAAAACACAAGTATTATCAGGCACACAAGCTATGTGTGACTTGGTTAAAGCTGATGACGTAGATGTAGTTATGTCTGCCATTGTTGGTGCTGCAGGCTTATTACCTACTTTATCTGCGGTTGAAGCTGGAAAAAAAGTTCTATTAGCAAATAAAGAATCTTTGGTCATGTCAGGCCAATTATTTATTGATAAAGTTAAAAAGCATGGCGCAGCTTTATTACCAATTGATAGTGAACATAACGCTATATTTCAATGTTTACCTACGAAAATGCAGCAAGATATAAATAATGGCAACTTATTAGAGCAAGGTATTAGTAAGATTTTACTCACCGGCTCAGGTGGTCCTTTCTTAAAACGCGATTTAAATACTTTAGCGCAAGTTACTGTTGATGAAGCGGTTGCACATCCTAATTGGAGTATGGGCAGAAAAATATCTGTTGATTCTGCCACTATGATGAATAAAGGTTTAGAGTTTATAGAGGCTAAATGGCTTTTTAATGCCCAAGTAGATGATATTGAAGTTGTAATACATCCACAAAGTATTATTCATTCAATGGTGCAATACCGAGATGGCTCAGTATTGGCGCAAATGGGTAACCCTGATATGCGTACACCTATTGCACATGCACTTGCTTATCCAAATCGTATAGATTCTGGTGTGAAACCATTAGATTTCAAGGCAATGGCAGACTTTACATTTACTGCACCTGATTTTTCTCGTTATCCTAATTTAAAATTAGCGATGGATGCTTGTCGTTTAGGGCAAGGCGCAACAACAGCAATTAACGCAGCGAATGAAGTGGCTGTAAATGCATTTTTATCAAATAAAGTCGGCTTTACTGATATCTATAAAATTAATGCAGAAGTGTTAAATAAAATGCAAAATGGGCAAGCAATTACTTTAGATGATATTTTAAATGTAGATAAAGTGGCACGTGCTTATGCCTGTGAAATAATCAATAAGGCACTAAATTAA
- a CDS encoding OmpH family outer membrane protein, whose protein sequence is MNKIIKSSIFATMMLSASSAVMAHNVAVIDMQQIFSQLPQMSTIEQTLQTEFSERRQEIEKLQGDIRFEAEKFKRESATMSKAQKDALTEKLQNMQKDFAAKARPLEQEIKLRQNQELAKVQALVLQAVESEAKASKIDEVKNKAALVYFDAKKIKDISSKIIERVSKLK, encoded by the coding sequence GTGAACAAAATAATTAAATCAAGCATATTCGCAACTATGATGTTAAGCGCTTCATCAGCTGTGATGGCGCATAATGTAGCAGTAATCGATATGCAGCAAATTTTCAGTCAGTTACCTCAAATGAGCACTATTGAGCAAACGCTACAAACTGAATTTTCAGAACGTCGTCAAGAAATTGAAAAATTACAAGGCGATATTCGTTTTGAAGCTGAAAAATTTAAGCGTGAAAGCGCAACGATGAGCAAAGCACAAAAAGATGCTTTGACTGAAAAATTACAAAATATGCAAAAAGACTTTGCTGCTAAAGCACGTCCTTTAGAGCAAGAAATTAAATTACGTCAAAATCAAGAATTAGCTAAAGTTCAAGCGCTTGTTTTACAAGCAGTAGAGTCAGAAGCAAAAGCAAGCAAAATCGACGAAGTAAAAAATAAAGCTGCGTTAGTTTATTTTGATGCTAAAAAGATTAAAGACATTTCTTCTAAAATTATTGAAAGAGTAAGCAAACTTAAATAA
- the bamA gene encoding outer membrane protein assembly factor BamA: MAIKKYLAATSLIGASFASLGQTAFIVEDLKVEGLQRVALGAALTHIPINVGDNLDDYTISKTIKSLYGSGHFDNIKAYRDGQTLIFKVKERPTISFIEFDGNKDIKDEQLNESLEGQDIRQGEPLDKTVIDNIEKGLVEFFHSIGKYNATVDISVTNLPRNRVKLKLKFDEGDAASVRQINLVGNNLFSDEELLQQVESQQDLSWFDFMGSDRYQKQTIQGDLEKVRSYYLDRGYLQFNIDSTQVSVSPDKESVYVSVNLTEGEKFKVSGFDFIGDLLGREELIRSVIPLKAGELYNGSVVTSSEEFIKSYLARFGYANAEVRTIPEVDEENKEVKLTLSVNPGKRVYVRRINVAGNANTADEVVRREMTQLEGGWLSNQSLERSKIQIQRLMYMESVEFDVAPVPGKDDQVDVDFSVKEQSAGSFNAGLAYGSYYGLQFNIGISESNFLGSGNQVAFNINTSTGSEAVSLSHTDPYFTPDGVSLGNRIFYRNYDASKFSLVEYKSTSYGVGSNLGFPINAINRINFGVTLSKEELSQLSEYEQTRIMRETFLDPEDPDAGFDFTKLELSVGWSRMTLNRGLFPTAGSKQTLTLKGTTPGSDLTYFKVNYDSKFYWPISNDHKWSFMTRAAFGYGNGFGTTNGYDQILPVQEFFRIQETELRGFDRNTILPRAVVRGPSPLPGTPSPDGNVSNIGGDPEFDQISMAGRIGGNAKAVAGLELIVPTPFLDDDNTSSVRTSFFVDAANVWDTEFDVDRFSNLSPDEKAKLDDFSDPARFRVATGMSVQWISPMGPMIISFAYPLKKEEDDDTKSISFNISNTF, translated from the coding sequence ATGGCTATAAAAAAATATTTGGCTGCAACAAGTTTAATAGGAGCAAGTTTTGCTTCATTAGGCCAAACCGCTTTTATCGTAGAAGATTTAAAAGTTGAAGGGCTGCAAAGGGTTGCGCTTGGTGCTGCATTAACACATATCCCTATCAATGTGGGTGATAACCTAGATGACTATACAATATCAAAAACGATAAAGTCATTATATGGTTCAGGTCACTTTGATAACATCAAAGCTTATAGAGATGGACAAACACTTATTTTTAAAGTGAAAGAGCGTCCTACAATTAGTTTTATCGAATTTGATGGCAATAAAGATATCAAAGATGAGCAACTTAACGAGTCTCTTGAAGGTCAAGATATTCGTCAAGGTGAGCCTCTAGATAAAACGGTTATTGATAATATCGAAAAAGGTTTAGTTGAGTTTTTCCATAGTATTGGTAAATACAATGCGACAGTTGATATCAGCGTTACTAACTTACCGCGTAACCGCGTTAAGTTAAAACTTAAATTTGATGAAGGTGATGCTGCATCGGTTCGTCAAATTAATTTAGTGGGTAATAACCTTTTTTCTGATGAAGAATTATTACAGCAAGTGGAGTCACAACAAGATTTATCTTGGTTTGACTTCATGGGCAGTGATAGATATCAAAAACAAACGATACAAGGCGATTTAGAAAAAGTACGTAGTTACTACTTAGATCGTGGTTATTTACAATTTAATATCGACTCTACTCAAGTATCAGTGAGCCCAGATAAAGAATCAGTTTATGTATCTGTTAATTTAACTGAAGGCGAAAAATTTAAAGTAAGTGGCTTTGACTTTATAGGCGACTTATTAGGCCGTGAAGAACTGATCCGTTCGGTTATCCCGCTTAAAGCCGGTGAGCTTTATAATGGCTCAGTAGTTACTTCATCTGAAGAGTTCATTAAAAGCTATTTAGCGCGTTTTGGTTATGCAAATGCTGAAGTAAGAACAATTCCTGAAGTTGACGAAGAGAATAAAGAAGTAAAGTTAACGTTATCAGTTAATCCTGGTAAGCGAGTTTACGTTCGTCGTATCAATGTTGCAGGTAATGCAAATACAGCTGATGAAGTTGTACGACGTGAAATGACACAGCTAGAAGGTGGTTGGTTATCAAATCAATCATTAGAGCGCTCAAAAATTCAAATTCAACGCTTAATGTATATGGAAAGTGTTGAATTTGATGTTGCACCAGTACCTGGTAAAGATGATCAAGTTGATGTTGATTTTTCAGTAAAAGAGCAATCAGCAGGTAGCTTTAATGCAGGTCTTGCATATGGTTCATACTATGGTCTGCAATTTAATATTGGTATTAGTGAATCAAACTTCTTAGGTTCAGGTAACCAAGTTGCGTTTAACATCAATACATCAACAGGTTCTGAAGCTGTTAGCTTATCTCATACAGACCCTTACTTTACGCCTGATGGTGTGAGTTTAGGCAACCGTATTTTCTACCGTAACTATGATGCAAGTAAATTTAGTCTAGTAGAATATAAGAGCACTTCATACGGTGTTGGTAGTAACTTGGGATTCCCTATTAATGCAATTAACCGTATTAATTTTGGTGTGACCTTAAGTAAAGAAGAACTTTCTCAGTTATCAGAATACGAACAAACACGTATCATGCGTGAAACTTTCTTAGACCCAGAAGATCCAGATGCAGGTTTTGATTTTACAAAGCTTGAATTAAGTGTGGGTTGGTCAAGAATGACGTTAAACCGTGGTTTATTCCCTACAGCGGGTTCTAAACAAACGTTAACGCTTAAAGGTACAACACCGGGATCTGATTTAACATACTTTAAAGTTAACTATGATTCTAAGTTCTACTGGCCAATCAGTAATGATCATAAGTGGTCATTTATGACACGTGCGGCATTTGGTTACGGTAATGGTTTTGGTACAACCAATGGTTATGACCAAATCCTACCAGTTCAAGAGTTCTTTAGAATTCAAGAAACAGAATTACGTGGTTTTGATAGAAATACTATCTTACCAAGAGCGGTTGTTCGTGGACCAAGCCCATTACCTGGTACGCCATCTCCAGATGGTAACGTAAGTAATATTGGTGGCGATCCAGAGTTTGACCAAATTAGCATGGCTGGTCGTATTGGTGGTAATGCCAAAGCGGTTGCAGGTCTAGAGCTAATTGTACCAACACCATTTTTAGATGATGACAATACCAGCTCTGTAAGAACTAGCTTCTTTGTTGATGCTGCAAATGTTTGGGATACTGAATTTGATGTAGACCGCTTCTCTAATTTATCACCAGATGAAAAGGCTAAACTTGATGACTTCTCAGATCCTGCAAGGTTCCGTGTAGCAACAGGTATGTCAGTTCAATGGATATCTCCTATGGGGCCGATGATTATTAGTTTCGCTTATCCACTTAAAAAAGAAGAAGACGACGATACTAAATCTATTAGCTTTAATATAAGTAATACTTTTTAA